One part of the Nostoc sp. PCC 7120 = FACHB-418 genome encodes these proteins:
- a CDS encoding PRC-barrel domain-containing protein — translation MALYKLDEYNPNYINEIFGGNDIKDFDVYADNDKIGNVDNILVDEDDGHFRYFIIDTGFWVFGKKVLLPIGLARLNYENKRLLVPGLTKEQVENLPEFSEGLAIDNDYEERVRGIYRPLVPLATPGTMGMFGTPATYNYTMEPYFYELNDPYFRTYAENLKNRRNLDRAI, via the coding sequence ATGGCTTTGTATAAACTCGATGAATATAACCCTAACTACATCAATGAAATTTTTGGTGGTAATGACATTAAGGATTTTGATGTTTACGCTGACAATGATAAAATTGGTAATGTTGACAACATATTAGTTGATGAAGATGACGGGCATTTTCGTTATTTCATCATTGATACAGGCTTTTGGGTGTTTGGTAAAAAGGTGTTGCTTCCTATTGGTTTAGCGCGCCTGAACTATGAAAATAAACGTTTGTTGGTACCTGGGCTAACTAAAGAGCAAGTAGAAAATTTACCGGAATTTAGCGAAGGTTTAGCAATCGATAATGATTACGAAGAGCGAGTTAGAGGGATTTATCGACCTTTAGTACCATTAGCAACGCCAGGCACAATGGGAATGTTTGGGACTCCAGCTACCTACAATTACACAATGGAGCCTTACTTTTACGAACTCAATGATCCTTACTTCAGAACATACGCAGAAAACCTGAAAAATAGGAGGAATTTAGACAGAGCAATTTGA